A single genomic interval of Lathyrus oleraceus cultivar Zhongwan6 chromosome 7, CAAS_Psat_ZW6_1.0, whole genome shotgun sequence harbors:
- the LOC127103637 gene encoding uncharacterized protein LOC127103637: MTRSEKAAKDEKERATKDDHVMEVVLEVRENKKEEEEVIPPLKPMEEKKKKDVKHVIKLPYPQRVTKKDPRETDFEKFVTMFKKIESNMPFIEALEKMPMYKKFTKEVIVEKRPVGDGSVALNEKCSAISPSRRILHKQKDPRAVTVPCTIKNRTFKKVLIDSRASVSMMPLSIYQRLGIGSVSDTRTNQKFADHSIKNAYGIAEDILVTIEKFSFPVDFVIIDILEDEETPIILDRPFMQTSQCNLDIDQGTLALKVYDDEITLNVLNNRKL; encoded by the coding sequence ATGACGAGAAGTGAGAAGGCTGCTAAAGATGAAAAAGAGAGGGCAACAAAGGATGACCATGTCATGGAGGTAGTTCTGGAAGTGAGAGAAAataagaaagaagaagaagaagttatACCACCATTAAAGCCAAtggaagagaagaagaaaaaagatGTTAAACATGTGATTAAGTTACCttaccctcagagagtgacaaagaaggatcCAAGAGAGACAGACTTTGAGAAATTCGTCACAATGTTCAAAAAGATAGAGAGTAATATGCCTTTCATTGAAGCACTCGAGAAAATGCCCATGTACAAAAAATTCACGAAAGAGGTAATCGTTGAAAAGAGACCAGTAGGAGATGGGTCAGTAGCTTTGAATGAAAAGTGTAGTGCAATATCACCAAGTAGGAGAATTCTACACAAGCAGAAGGATCCTAGAGCAGTCACAGTCCCGTGCACTATAAAAAACAGAACTTTCAAGAAGGTACTAATTGATTCCAGAGCTAGTGTGAGTATGATGCCATTGTCAATATACCAAAGGCTCGGTATTGGAAGTGTCAGTGATACAAGGACAAATCAGAAGTTTGCAGATCACTCCATAAAGAATGCATATGGGATAGCAGAAGACATATTGGTGACAATTGAGAAATTTagttttcctgttgattttgtgaTCATAGACATACTTGAGGATGAAGAGACACCTATCATTCTTGATcgacctttcatgcagacaagtcAATGCAATTTGGACATAGACCAAGGTACACTAGCTTTAAAagtttatgatgatgaaataactTTGAATGTTCTTAATAACAGGAAGCTATAG